A single window of Anomaloglossus baeobatrachus isolate aAnoBae1 chromosome 5, aAnoBae1.hap1, whole genome shotgun sequence DNA harbors:
- the LOC142312600 gene encoding olfactory receptor 1L6-like, which yields MILKNNTEDGFILLGFSEYPYLQVPLFLAFLFIYLLTLTENILLIVIIFLDPNLHTPMYFFLCNLSFADICLTTVVLPRFLLTFLGLEYISYSQCLTQAYLYVSFQGLEYLLLTVMSYDRYVAICNPLRYSLLLNKKVCVLLVALSFLVVILIPSPVISAVSLLSFCFRKEIDHFFCDLMPLLKISCVDPSHVETVVLIDGAIFIFFCFGCILFSYASILRSILKIQTAFAKQKAFSTCSSHLMAILMLQLTIIFVYFQPQSDDTSHNSKNATLLNTVMIPILNPVLYSLRNKDVKSAFIKLFKGNKKVLKEK from the coding sequence ATGATATTGAAAAATAATACAGAAGATGGATTTATATTGTTGGGATTTTCCGAATATCCATATCTACAAGTTCCGCTATTTCTGGCCTTCCTGTTTATATACTTACTCACCCTCACTGAGAACATTTTGCTTATTGTGATTATATTTTTGGATCCAAACCTTCACACTCCTATGTATTTCTTTCTGTGTAACTTGTCCTTTGCAGATATTTGCCTGACCACCGTTGTCCTTCCCCGATTCCTCCTGACTTTTTTGGGCCTGGAATACATATCGTATTCGCAATGCTTGACTCAAGCGTATCTTTACGTTTCCTTCCAGGGCTTGGAATATCTTTTGTTGACAGTGATGTCCTATGACCGGTATGTGGCCATCTGCAATCCACTTCGTTACAGTCTCCTCTTGAACAAGAAAGTCTGTGTTCTACTAGTCGCTCTCAGTTTCCTTGTCGTCATACTAATCCCTTCACCGGTCATTAGTGCAGTTTCTCTGTTATCATTCTGCTTTAGAAAAGAGATTGATCACTTCTTTTGTGATCTCATGCCTTTACTAAAAATCTCCTGTGTAGATCCCTCTCATGTGGAAACTGTTGTGTTAATTGATGGggcaatttttattttcttttgctttGGTTGTATATTATTTTCATATGCTTCCATACTTCGTTCAATATTGAAGATACAGACAGCATTTGCCAAACAAAAAGCTTTCTCTACgtgttcttcccacctcatggccaTCCTAATGCTTCAACTGACCATCATCTTTGTCTATTTCCAACCTCAATCTGATGATACCTCTCACAATAGTAAAAACGCAACACTTCTTAATACCGTCATGATTCCAATACTGAATCCAGTTTTGTACAGTCTCCGAAACAAAGATGTCAAATCAGCATTTATAAAACTTTTTAAAGGAAATAAAAAGGTATTGAAAGAAAAATAG